The Caldibacillus debilis DSM 16016 genome includes a window with the following:
- a CDS encoding alpha/beta fold hydrolase — protein sequence MAVSGGKYVEVDPGVELFVQDVGKGDPIVFIPGFTFTTEVFSKQVEHFSKTNRVIVIDPRSHGRSTVTVHGNDYVTHGTDLGKVLRELDVENAVLAGWSFGCLTVWEYVKQFGFERIRSLVLIDMSPKSLSVNDGDWTEGPLDEIGAIYNTYLRNPQGHREFITGYITQVMVQRKLREEELAWLVGESLKTPYYIAANLFASGMFSDYREQARIASETVPVLNVVAEHWADTAKAFIEKTAPRSKVAVLGGHMMFWEHSEKFNEILEQFLSESRK from the coding sequence ATGGCGGTCTCAGGGGGAAAGTATGTGGAAGTCGACCCCGGCGTGGAATTGTTCGTCCAGGATGTGGGAAAGGGGGACCCGATCGTTTTTATTCCGGGGTTTACCTTTACGACGGAAGTTTTTTCCAAACAAGTGGAACATTTTTCAAAAACCAACCGGGTGATTGTCATCGATCCGAGAAGCCATGGCCGGTCCACCGTAACGGTGCACGGCAATGATTATGTGACCCATGGAACCGATTTGGGGAAAGTGCTGCGGGAACTGGATGTGGAAAATGCCGTCCTCGCCGGTTGGTCCTTCGGCTGCCTGACCGTTTGGGAATATGTGAAACAATTCGGCTTTGAAAGGATCCGATCGCTGGTTCTCATCGATATGTCGCCAAAATCGTTATCGGTCAATGACGGCGATTGGACCGAGGGGCCGCTGGATGAGATCGGCGCCATCTACAACACGTATTTGCGAAATCCGCAAGGACATCGGGAATTTATCACCGGCTACATCACCCAAGTGATGGTGCAAAGAAAGCTTCGGGAGGAAGAACTGGCGTGGCTTGTCGGCGAGTCGCTGAAGACGCCCTATTACATTGCGGCCAATCTCTTCGCGTCGGGGATGTTTTCCGATTACCGGGAACAAGCGAGGATTGCCAGCGAAACGGTTCCGGTTTTGAACGTCGTGGCGGAACATTGGGCGGATACGGCGAAGGCCTTCATTGAAAAGACGGCTCCCCGCTCGAAGGTGGCCGTGCTGGGCGGGCATATGATGTTTTGGGAACACAGCGAAAAATTTAATGAGATTCTGGAACAATTTTTATCCGAAAGCCGGAAGTAG
- a CDS encoding VOC family protein: protein MNTFSVSKISSVVLHVKDTKVSAEFYGKVLGLKKTDEYDGMVWFLIGEGENATPLMLHPSEKPNPVTAGLSVDFSVDDVDALVSAVKSAGIGRVVQEPVDREWGVREAIIEDPDGYQFWCNQPLNG, encoded by the coding sequence ATGAATACATTTTCTGTTTCCAAGATTTCGTCCGTAGTGCTTCATGTGAAGGACACGAAAGTTTCCGCCGAGTTTTATGGAAAAGTCCTCGGACTCAAAAAAACCGATGAATATGACGGTATGGTATGGTTTCTAATCGGTGAAGGGGAAAATGCGACGCCGCTGATGCTTCATCCGTCGGAAAAACCGAATCCGGTGACAGCAGGTCTTTCGGTCGATTTCAGTGTCGATGATGTCGATGCATTGGTTTCTGCCGTCAAATCCGCAGGAATTGGCAGAGTCGTCCAAGAACCGGTCGATCGCGAATGGGGCGTTAGGGAAGCAATTATTGAAGATCCGGACGGATATCAGTTCTGGTGCAATCAGCCTTTGAACGGATAA
- a CDS encoding ArsR/SmtB family transcription factor, producing the protein MKSIRSVLAHGWVLRDFAIKKLQGSHPAHHNFHDLIRWLEHLDETEMTDLAIDGVISGLDYYHTYMEPMPVVEAILKDLGTPMPDKKMMLDAEKRKLAIHALLESWSVKETGKIAAVIMDPEAFRGRIIHFIKALWEKGYQEEWNLQERTLRQHAGAIQQQIGTPMAPGDMVLRITGMEPEEKAKQILNESPSVTFVPCLHLGKFMAVFPVERECYVLFEPVIRTAEGQQTERPFFASARKDEEMASILEAIGDKTRLKIVMLLKNQPGLHTVQIAKALDIHQSTVSRQCGVLVKAGILEIHKDHAFKYFRLRPGWAADLSRWLMETFRNGQ; encoded by the coding sequence TTGAAATCCATCCGTTCCGTCCTCGCACACGGCTGGGTGTTGCGTGATTTCGCCATCAAAAAACTCCAGGGAAGCCATCCCGCACATCATAACTTCCATGATCTGATCCGTTGGCTTGAACATCTGGATGAGACGGAAATGACCGATTTGGCCATTGATGGCGTTATTTCTGGCTTGGATTATTACCATACCTATATGGAACCGATGCCGGTCGTGGAAGCGATTCTGAAGGACCTTGGCACCCCCATGCCGGATAAAAAAATGATGTTAGACGCCGAAAAACGGAAGCTCGCGATACATGCCCTTCTGGAAAGCTGGAGCGTAAAAGAAACCGGAAAAATTGCGGCTGTCATCATGGATCCTGAAGCATTCCGGGGGCGGATCATCCATTTCATCAAGGCACTTTGGGAAAAGGGGTATCAAGAAGAGTGGAACCTACAGGAAAGGACGCTTCGCCAACATGCAGGAGCGATTCAGCAACAAATCGGAACTCCAATGGCACCAGGAGACATGGTCTTACGGATCACCGGTATGGAACCGGAAGAAAAAGCCAAACAGATCTTGAATGAATCGCCTTCCGTCACTTTTGTGCCATGTCTGCACCTCGGAAAATTTATGGCCGTCTTTCCGGTAGAAAGGGAATGTTATGTCCTGTTCGAACCGGTTATTCGTACGGCCGAGGGCCAACAGACTGAAAGGCCATTTTTTGCATCTGCCAGGAAAGACGAAGAAATGGCCTCCATACTGGAAGCCATCGGTGACAAAACCCGGCTGAAAATCGTGATGCTCTTGAAAAATCAACCGGGGCTGCACACCGTCCAAATCGCCAAGGCCCTTGACATTCATCAAAGCACCGTATCCAGACAATGTGGAGTACTCGTAAAGGCCGGCATCCTGGAGATTCATAAAGACCATGCTTTTAAATATTTCCGGCTACGCCCGGGTTGGGCGGCAGACCTTTCCCGATGGCTCATGGAAACTTTCCGGAACGGACAATGA
- the pruA gene encoding L-glutamate gamma-semialdehyde dehydrogenase encodes MVVPFKHEPLTDFSREENRQAFLRALKKVEAELGREYDLVIGGKRIRMEEKIVSVNPANKNEVIGRVSKANRELAEQAMQAALEKFNEWRKFKPEARADILFKAAAIVRRRKHEFSALMVKEAGKSWREADADTAEAIDFMEYYGRQMLRIKDGFEVESRPGESNRFGYIPLGVGVVISPWNFPFAIMCGTTVAALVTGNTVLLKPASATPVVAAKFVEVLEEAGLPAGVLNFIPGSGAEVGDYLVDHPKTRFISFTGSKEVGVRIYERAAKVHPGQIWLKRVIAEMGGKDTIIVDKDADLELAAQSIVTSAFGFSGQKCSACSRVVALKEVYDQVLDRVVELTKELKVGDPADYGNFTGPVIDQAAFDKIMKYIEIGKKEGRLMTGGEGDSSKGFFIQPTVFADLDPKAVIMQEEIFGPVVAFCKAEDFDHALEIANNTEYGLTGAVISNNRENLEKAREEFHVGNLYFNRGCTGAIVGYQPFGGFNMSGTDSKAGGPDYLLLHMQAKTVSEMY; translated from the coding sequence ATGGTTGTTCCGTTTAAGCATGAGCCCCTCACCGATTTTTCCCGGGAAGAAAACCGTCAAGCTTTTTTGCGGGCATTGAAAAAAGTGGAAGCCGAATTGGGGCGGGAGTACGATCTTGTCATCGGCGGAAAAAGGATCCGGATGGAGGAAAAAATCGTTTCGGTCAACCCCGCCAATAAAAACGAAGTCATCGGCCGGGTGTCGAAGGCCAATCGGGAACTTGCCGAACAGGCCATGCAGGCCGCCCTGGAAAAATTCAACGAATGGCGGAAGTTCAAACCGGAGGCCCGTGCCGACATCTTGTTTAAAGCGGCGGCCATCGTCCGCAGAAGGAAGCATGAATTCAGCGCGCTGATGGTCAAAGAGGCCGGCAAATCCTGGCGGGAGGCGGACGCGGACACCGCGGAAGCCATCGACTTTATGGAATATTACGGCCGGCAGATGCTGCGGATCAAGGACGGATTTGAAGTGGAGAGCCGCCCCGGGGAATCCAACCGCTTCGGGTACATTCCCCTCGGTGTCGGCGTGGTCATTTCGCCATGGAATTTCCCCTTTGCCATTATGTGCGGTACGACGGTGGCAGCCCTCGTTACCGGGAATACGGTTTTATTGAAACCGGCATCGGCCACGCCGGTCGTGGCTGCGAAATTTGTCGAAGTTTTGGAAGAGGCCGGGCTTCCCGCCGGCGTGCTGAACTTCATCCCGGGAAGCGGCGCCGAAGTCGGCGATTATTTGGTCGATCATCCGAAGACCCGCTTCATCAGCTTCACCGGATCGAAAGAAGTGGGTGTCCGCATTTATGAACGGGCGGCGAAAGTCCATCCGGGCCAAATCTGGTTGAAACGGGTCATCGCCGAAATGGGCGGCAAGGATACGATCATCGTCGACAAGGACGCCGACCTGGAATTGGCGGCCCAATCCATCGTCACGTCCGCCTTCGGTTTTTCCGGGCAAAAATGCTCCGCCTGTTCGCGGGTGGTCGCCCTCAAAGAGGTTTACGACCAAGTGCTTGACCGGGTGGTGGAACTGACGAAGGAACTGAAAGTCGGAGATCCCGCCGATTACGGAAACTTCACCGGCCCGGTCATCGATCAGGCCGCCTTCGACAAAATCATGAAATACATTGAAATCGGCAAGAAGGAAGGAAGATTGATGACCGGCGGCGAAGGGGACAGCTCGAAGGGCTTCTTCATCCAGCCGACCGTGTTTGCCGACCTCGACCCGAAGGCCGTCATCATGCAGGAAGAAATCTTCGGCCCGGTGGTCGCCTTCTGCAAAGCGGAAGATTTCGACCATGCCCTTGAAATTGCCAACAATACCGAATACGGGTTGACCGGTGCGGTGATCTCCAACAACCGGGAAAACCTGGAAAAGGCGAGGGAAGAATTCCACGTCGGCAACCTCTACTTCAACCGCGGCTGCACCGGCGCGATCGTCGGCTATCAACCCTTCGGCGGGTTCAACATGTCCGGCACCGATTCAAAGGCCGGCGGACCCGATTATTTGTTGCTGCACATGCAGGCCAAAACCGTTTCTGAAATGTATTGA
- a CDS encoding CamS family sex pheromone protein produces MKRRLFILCLLPFFLAGCFPHVDNPEEVIQENNKTQEAEKSIVPNYQISDSYYRTALPFTPSGSRGTIVYNLSSRYDSDEFEEGLLRLAQKVFPTDEYIFQEGQYLDEETVTRWLSRKMTAAQLKEKGMSEEQNLGLNPVVADENNAEEQEKNPIYLSHILEHNFLKKSEKNKVKPAGLSIGLAMNSVYYYTVEEKGGGTKELKVKISEKKIMEKGREMAQEIVKRLRQKKEVGDVPILVGIYKLEDRTSVVPGHFIAYGYAEKGTSLKWETVNEKYVLFPSSEAKKYSADYKQFQTFQDQVSEYFPNYNGIVGRAFYVDDELKQLKIDISMQFYGKTEVIGFAQYIAGLLSYFPKQWSVEVNLKSQDGMEALILWEPDMDEPFVHIY; encoded by the coding sequence ATGAAAAGGCGGCTCTTCATCCTTTGCTTGCTCCCCTTTTTCCTGGCGGGATGTTTTCCCCATGTGGATAATCCGGAAGAGGTCATCCAGGAAAACAATAAGACGCAGGAAGCGGAAAAATCCATCGTTCCCAACTACCAGATTTCCGATTCCTATTACAGGACCGCTTTGCCTTTTACGCCTTCCGGATCCCGGGGAACGATCGTTTACAATTTGAGCTCCCGCTATGACAGCGACGAATTTGAGGAAGGCCTCCTTCGCCTCGCCCAGAAGGTTTTTCCGACCGACGAATACATCTTTCAGGAAGGCCAGTATCTGGATGAGGAAACGGTCACCCGCTGGCTGAGCCGGAAGATGACCGCCGCCCAATTGAAAGAAAAGGGGATGAGCGAGGAGCAAAATCTCGGGTTGAACCCTGTCGTGGCGGATGAAAACAATGCCGAAGAGCAGGAAAAAAATCCGATCTATTTATCCCATATTTTGGAGCATAACTTTTTGAAAAAATCGGAGAAGAACAAGGTGAAACCGGCCGGCCTGTCCATCGGGCTCGCCATGAATTCGGTCTATTATTACACGGTGGAGGAAAAGGGCGGCGGGACAAAGGAATTGAAGGTAAAAATTTCCGAGAAAAAGATCATGGAAAAGGGCAGGGAAATGGCCCAGGAAATCGTGAAACGCCTCCGCCAAAAGAAGGAGGTCGGGGACGTCCCGATCCTGGTCGGCATCTATAAACTGGAGGACAGGACTTCCGTCGTGCCGGGGCATTTCATCGCCTACGGCTATGCGGAAAAAGGGACGTCGCTGAAATGGGAAACCGTCAATGAGAAGTACGTCCTCTTCCCGTCGAGCGAAGCGAAGAAATACAGCGCGGACTACAAGCAGTTTCAAACCTTCCAGGACCAGGTCAGCGAATATTTCCCGAACTACAACGGCATCGTTGGGCGGGCCTTTTATGTCGATGATGAATTGAAGCAGTTGAAGATCGATATTTCCATGCAGTTTTACGGGAAGACGGAAGTCATCGGGTTCGCCCAATATATCGCCGGGCTCCTCTCCTATTTCCCGAAACAATGGTCGGTGGAAGTGAACCTGAAATCCCAGGACGGCATGGAGGCGCTCATCCTTTGGGAGCCGGACATGGATGAACCTTTCGTCCATATTTATTAG
- the ligA gene encoding NAD-dependent DNA ligase LigA encodes MDIREAEKRAEELRRLLNQYNYEYHVLDRPSVTDQEYDRLMQELIALEEKFPELVTPNSPTQRVGGEVLAGFQKVVHRVPMLSLSNAFNEGDLRDFDRRVRQAVGGDYSYVCELKIDGLAVSLRYEDGVFVQGATRGDGTTGEDITANLRTIRSIPLELKEKVTIEVRGEAFMPKKAFLALNKKREENGEEVFANPRNAAAGSLRQLDPKIAASRQLDIFLYGIGYIENKRIENHSEGLDYLDYLGFKTNKERRKCKNIDEVIAYIEKWQKERNNLPYEIDGIVIKVDSYRQQEMLGNTAKSPRWAIAYKFPAEEVVTRLIDIELSVGRTGVVTPTAVLEPVRVAGTTVQRASLHNEDLIREKDIRIGDAVVIRKAGDIIPEVVRALPERRTGDEKPYAMPENCPECKSRLVRLEGEVALRCINPKCPAQIREGLIHFASRDAMNIEGMGEKVVALLHKKGLVEDVADIYKLRKDQLTGLERMGDKSADNLLRAIESSKRNSLERLLFGLGIRHVGAKAAKILAARFQTLDRLMAASREELMEIREIGEKMADSIVTFFRMPQVRELVEELKSLGVNTVYQGGQSLDAGQKDSPFAGKTVVLTGKLERFTRNEAKELIEKLGGNVTGSVSKNTDIVVAGTDAGSKLTKAQSLGVEIWDEARFLKELENQEVLP; translated from the coding sequence ATGGATATCCGAGAAGCGGAAAAAAGGGCGGAAGAATTGCGGCGCTTGCTCAATCAGTATAATTACGAATATCACGTGCTCGACCGGCCGAGCGTCACCGACCAGGAATACGACCGGCTCATGCAGGAACTGATCGCCCTGGAAGAAAAATTCCCCGAGCTGGTGACCCCCAATTCCCCTACCCAACGGGTCGGCGGGGAAGTTTTGGCCGGGTTTCAGAAAGTCGTTCACCGGGTGCCGATGCTGAGTTTAAGCAACGCGTTCAACGAAGGGGATCTCCGCGATTTTGACCGGCGGGTCCGCCAGGCCGTCGGCGGGGATTATTCCTATGTTTGCGAATTGAAAATCGACGGGCTCGCCGTTTCCCTGCGCTATGAGGACGGGGTTTTCGTCCAAGGGGCCACCCGCGGCGACGGCACGACCGGGGAAGATATCACCGCCAATTTGCGTACGATCCGTTCGATTCCCCTGGAGCTGAAGGAGAAGGTGACCATCGAGGTGCGCGGGGAGGCCTTCATGCCGAAAAAAGCCTTCCTCGCCTTAAACAAAAAACGGGAGGAAAACGGGGAAGAGGTGTTCGCCAATCCCCGCAATGCGGCGGCGGGATCCTTGCGCCAGCTGGACCCGAAAATCGCCGCCTCCCGCCAGCTGGACATTTTTTTGTACGGCATCGGCTATATCGAAAACAAGAGGATCGAAAACCACAGCGAAGGCCTCGATTATTTGGATTATCTCGGATTTAAAACGAATAAAGAGCGAAGGAAATGCAAGAACATCGACGAAGTGATCGCCTACATCGAGAAATGGCAGAAGGAACGGAACAATCTTCCCTACGAGATCGACGGGATCGTCATTAAAGTCGACAGTTACCGGCAGCAGGAGATGCTGGGGAATACCGCCAAAAGCCCCCGCTGGGCGATCGCTTACAAATTTCCCGCGGAAGAAGTGGTGACCCGCCTGATCGACATCGAATTGAGCGTCGGAAGAACGGGGGTCGTGACGCCCACCGCCGTCCTGGAACCGGTGCGGGTTGCCGGGACGACCGTTCAGCGGGCTTCCCTCCACAATGAAGATCTCATCCGGGAAAAGGACATCCGGATCGGCGATGCCGTCGTCATCCGGAAAGCGGGCGACATCATTCCGGAAGTGGTGCGCGCCTTGCCGGAACGAAGGACGGGGGATGAAAAACCTTACGCCATGCCTGAAAACTGCCCCGAATGCAAAAGCCGCCTCGTCCGCCTGGAAGGGGAGGTGGCGCTGCGCTGCATCAATCCGAAATGCCCGGCGCAAATCCGGGAAGGATTGATCCATTTCGCATCCCGGGATGCGATGAATATTGAAGGAATGGGGGAAAAGGTGGTCGCCCTGCTGCACAAGAAGGGGCTTGTGGAGGATGTGGCCGACATTTACAAATTGCGAAAGGATCAATTGACGGGCTTGGAACGGATGGGCGACAAATCCGCCGACAACCTCCTCCGGGCCATCGAGTCATCGAAGCGAAATTCCCTCGAACGGCTCCTTTTCGGGCTCGGCATTCGCCACGTGGGTGCCAAGGCGGCAAAAATTCTCGCCGCCCGATTCCAAACCCTCGACCGGCTGATGGCCGCCTCCCGGGAAGAGCTGATGGAAATCCGCGAGATCGGGGAAAAAATGGCCGATTCCATCGTCACCTTTTTCCGCATGCCCCAGGTGCGGGAATTGGTGGAGGAGCTGAAATCCCTAGGGGTCAATACGGTTTATCAAGGCGGGCAATCCCTTGACGCCGGACAGAAGGATTCGCCCTTCGCCGGGAAAACTGTCGTTTTGACGGGGAAATTGGAAAGATTTACAAGGAACGAAGCGAAGGAACTGATTGAAAAATTGGGCGGCAACGTAACCGGAAGCGTCAGCAAAAATACGGATATCGTCGTCGCCGGCACCGATGCGGGATCCAAGCTGACGAAGGCCCAAAGCCTGGGCGTTGAGATTTGGGATGAGGCGAGGTTTTTGAAAGAATTGGAAAATCAAGAGGTGTTACCATGA
- the pcrA gene encoding DNA helicase PcrA, whose protein sequence is MNFLSERLLRGLNKQQEEAVKTTEGPLLIMAGAGSGKTRVLTHRIAYLIAEKGVNPYNILAITFTNKAAREMKERVEKIIGGTAAEVWISTFHAMCVKILRRDADRIGISRNFTILDTTDQLSVVKTVLNELNIDPKKYDPRGILADISGAKNELVDAKTFAGKNEGDLYGQLVGRVYLEYEKKLLQNDSLDFDDLIMKTILLFKRVPDVLEYYQRKFQYIHVDEYQDTNRAQYELVRLLSARFQNICVVGDSDQSIYRWRGADISNILSFEKDYPKAKVILLEENYRSTKNILAAANHVIENNINRKPKKLWTKNGKGEPVYYYRAVNEQDEAFFVAGKIKELAEKKGRKYSDFAVLYRTNAQSRVLEEMLMKAGIPYVIVGGTKFYERKEIKDLIAYMRLVANPNDDISFLRVINVPKRGIGASSLEKISRYATEHECSLFAALAEAESIGLGGKAEKSAAEFSQLISQLHKMQDYLSVTELAEEILQRTGYREMLKLEKTLEAQSRLENIEEFLSVTKNFEEENEDRSLIAFLTDLALVSDIDRIDEGEKKGDAAFLMTLHSAKGLEFPVVFITGMEEGVFPHSRSYESDEEMEEERRLAYVGITRAKEELYLTNAQVRTLYGYSNMNPPSRFLSEIPDEYLRPLGRMPAGESREKRVREIVFAPSEGATEQSWKPGDKAYHKKWGTGTVVAVKGEGENLELDIAFPRPIGIKRLLAKFAPITKQ, encoded by the coding sequence GTGAATTTTTTATCGGAACGTTTGCTCAGAGGTTTAAATAAACAGCAGGAGGAAGCCGTTAAAACGACGGAAGGCCCCCTGTTGATCATGGCCGGCGCGGGGAGCGGGAAGACGCGGGTGTTGACCCACCGGATCGCCTATTTGATCGCGGAAAAAGGGGTCAACCCCTACAATATTTTGGCGATTACGTTTACCAACAAAGCGGCCAGGGAAATGAAGGAAAGGGTGGAGAAGATCATCGGCGGAACGGCCGCCGAAGTCTGGATCTCCACCTTTCACGCCATGTGCGTGAAGATTTTGCGCAGGGACGCCGACCGGATCGGGATCAGCCGCAACTTTACGATCTTGGATACGACCGACCAGCTGTCCGTGGTCAAGACGGTGCTGAACGAATTGAACATCGATCCGAAAAAATATGACCCCCGCGGCATTTTGGCCGACATTTCCGGCGCGAAAAACGAACTGGTCGACGCCAAAACCTTCGCCGGGAAAAATGAGGGCGATCTTTACGGACAATTGGTCGGCCGGGTCTATCTGGAATACGAGAAAAAATTGCTGCAAAACGACTCCCTCGATTTTGACGACCTCATTATGAAAACCATCTTGCTCTTTAAGCGGGTCCCGGACGTGCTGGAATATTACCAGCGGAAATTTCAATACATCCACGTCGATGAATATCAGGACACGAACAGGGCCCAGTACGAACTCGTCCGCCTGCTTTCGGCCCGGTTCCAAAACATCTGCGTCGTCGGCGATTCCGATCAGTCGATCTACCGCTGGCGGGGGGCGGACATCTCCAATATTTTGTCCTTTGAAAAGGATTATCCGAAGGCGAAGGTGATCTTGCTCGAGGAAAACTATCGTTCGACGAAAAATATTTTGGCCGCGGCGAACCATGTGATCGAGAACAACATCAACCGGAAGCCGAAAAAGCTGTGGACGAAAAACGGAAAAGGGGAGCCGGTCTATTATTACCGCGCCGTAAACGAGCAGGATGAGGCTTTTTTTGTCGCGGGGAAAATCAAGGAGCTGGCGGAAAAGAAAGGGCGGAAATATTCCGATTTCGCCGTATTGTACCGCACCAACGCCCAATCCCGGGTGCTGGAAGAAATGCTGATGAAAGCGGGCATCCCGTATGTCATCGTCGGCGGCACGAAATTCTATGAGCGAAAGGAAATCAAGGATTTGATCGCCTATATGCGGCTGGTGGCCAATCCGAACGACGACATCAGCTTTTTGCGGGTCATCAACGTGCCGAAACGGGGCATCGGGGCGAGCTCCCTGGAAAAAATTTCCCGGTACGCGACGGAACATGAATGTTCCCTGTTCGCGGCCCTCGCCGAAGCCGAATCCATCGGCCTGGGCGGGAAAGCGGAAAAATCCGCCGCCGAATTTTCTCAGTTGATCAGCCAGCTCCATAAGATGCAGGATTACCTGTCGGTCACCGAGCTGGCGGAAGAAATTTTGCAGCGGACCGGGTACCGGGAGATGCTGAAGCTGGAAAAGACCCTCGAGGCGCAAAGCCGCCTGGAAAACATCGAAGAATTTTTATCCGTTACGAAAAATTTCGAGGAAGAAAACGAGGACCGTTCCCTGATCGCCTTTTTGACCGATTTGGCCCTCGTTTCCGACATCGACCGGATCGATGAGGGAGAAAAGAAGGGGGACGCGGCCTTCCTGATGACCTTGCATTCCGCCAAAGGGCTGGAATTTCCCGTCGTGTTCATCACGGGAATGGAGGAAGGGGTATTCCCCCACAGCCGAAGCTACGAAAGCGATGAAGAGATGGAAGAAGAGCGCCGGCTGGCCTATGTCGGCATCACCCGGGCCAAGGAGGAGCTCTACTTGACGAACGCGCAAGTCCGCACCCTGTACGGCTATTCGAATATGAATCCCCCTTCCCGGTTTTTGTCGGAGATACCGGACGAGTATTTGCGGCCGTTGGGCAGGATGCCGGCGGGGGAAAGCCGGGAAAAAAGGGTCCGGGAGATCGTCTTCGCCCCGTCCGAAGGGGCAACGGAACAGTCTTGGAAACCGGGGGACAAAGCTTACCACAAGAAATGGGGAACCGGGACCGTCGTCGCCGTCAAGGGAGAGGGCGAGAATCTGGAACTGGACATCGCCTTTCCCCGGCCGATCGGGATCAAGCGGTTGCTGGCGAAATTCGCCCCGATTACCAAGCAGTAA
- the pcrB gene encoding heptaprenylglyceryl phosphate synthase, producing the protein MEHFREWKHIFKLDPNKEISDDALEKICESGTDAVMIGGTDGVTEEKVVNLMARVRRYSVPCVLEISDMDAVAPGFDLYFIPSVLNSKRKKWLIDAHVEAVKKYGPLINWDEIVMEGYCILNPDSKAAALTEAAADLSLDDLLAYAQVAEKMFHFPVFYLEYSGTYGDPETVAKVKSALSDTVLFYGGGIRTPEQAEAMARHADCIVVGNSLYTDLENALKTVKAAKGAK; encoded by the coding sequence ATGGAGCATTTTCGCGAGTGGAAACATATCTTTAAACTCGATCCGAATAAAGAGATTTCCGACGACGCTTTGGAAAAGATCTGCGAATCCGGAACCGACGCGGTCATGATCGGCGGAACGGACGGAGTGACGGAAGAAAAGGTCGTGAATTTAATGGCCCGGGTCCGGAGATATTCCGTTCCCTGCGTTTTGGAGATTTCCGACATGGACGCGGTCGCTCCCGGATTTGACTTATATTTTATCCCTTCGGTGTTGAACAGCAAAAGGAAAAAATGGCTGATCGACGCCCATGTGGAAGCCGTGAAAAAATACGGGCCCCTCATCAATTGGGATGAAATCGTCATGGAAGGCTACTGCATTTTAAATCCCGACAGCAAGGCCGCCGCCCTGACGGAAGCCGCCGCCGATTTGTCCCTCGATGATTTGCTCGCCTACGCCCAAGTGGCGGAGAAAATGTTTCATTTTCCCGTTTTTTATCTGGAATACAGCGGTACATACGGAGACCCGGAAACGGTCGCCAAAGTGAAATCGGCTCTGTCGGACACCGTCCTGTTTTACGGCGGGGGGATTCGAACCCCCGAACAGGCGGAAGCGATGGCCCGGCATGCCGATTGCATCGTCGTCGGCAACAGCCTGTATACCGACCTGGAGAATGCGTTGAAAACGGTGAAGGCCGCCAAGGGAGCCAAGTGA
- a CDS encoding YerC/YecD family TrpR-related protein: MQIDKLRGRELDQLFEAILSLRNLEECYRFFDDLCTVNELLSLSQRLEVARMLKEGATYHEIEEKTGASTATISRVKRCLQYGSDGYQLVLRRMKEKQGHPEGGKG; this comes from the coding sequence ATGCAAATCGATAAATTGCGCGGAAGAGAACTCGATCAGCTGTTTGAAGCCATCCTTTCCTTGCGGAATTTGGAAGAATGCTACCGTTTCTTTGATGATCTGTGCACGGTCAATGAGCTCCTTTCCCTTTCCCAACGGCTGGAGGTGGCCCGCATGCTGAAGGAGGGGGCGACCTATCACGAAATCGAAGAAAAAACCGGCGCCTCCACGGCGACGATTTCCAGGGTGAAACGCTGCCTGCAATACGGCAGCGACGGATATCAGCTCGTTTTGCGCCGGATGAAGGAGAAACAAGGGCATCCGGAGGGAGGGAAGGGGTAA